Proteins found in one Zea mays cultivar B73 chromosome 1, Zm-B73-REFERENCE-NAM-5.0, whole genome shotgun sequence genomic segment:
- the LOC103634478 gene encoding receptor-like protein kinase HERK 1 yields the protein MARAVLDTLLRVAVVLLLLPALVAAAFTPADDYLVLCGTAANATVDGRTFLGDDGLPAAAVLPAPRGSEASASAASGSDDAALYRSARVFAAPSSYTFAIKSPGRHFVRLHFFPFRYGSGDLAADAEFSVSAQGLLLIDGYAPANGTPAVREFSVNVAGGTLAVAFAPAAAGKVAFVNAIEVVSHPDDLFADTAQTVSPMGRYAGLSTQALETVNRVNMGSPKITPRNDTLGRTWLPDEAFLVDSSVTVHRDVAPSKLRWTPGLATPETAPGMVYATATEINTNLVSASTISVQFNMTWKLQAAPGSAYLLRLHFCDIVSKAANGLVFNVYVGGWNVLPDYEISRDTFSVPAVPLYKDFVLSAKDAKGNITVSIGTSTLGNAYPDGVLNGLEIMRMVGSTGGGADSSQSGSKKKTVTAIIAGSAIAGVITVVMAVALIVLMLRRRRKKPEKKPSSTWVAFSESALGSRSHSRSFGKSSSAGARNNTVTLGQSAGAGYRIPLAALQEATCGFDEGMVIGVGGFGKVYKGTLRDETQVAVKRGNRRSQQGLNEFRTEIELLSRLRHRHLVSLIGYCDERGEMILVYEYMARGTLRSHLYDSELPPLSWKQRLDVCIGAARGLHYLHTGSAKAIIHRDVKSANILLDDSFMAKVADFGLSKTGPELDKTHVSTAVKGSFGYLDPEYFRRQMLTNKSDVYSFGVVLLEVLCARPVIDPTLPREMVNLAEWATQRLKNGELDSIVDQRIAGSIRPESLKKFVDTAEKCLAEYGVERPAIGDVLWCLEFALQLQEASPDSSGTDNTQLVHRSTSKFHRNQSTVSDGTEATVAANLGDLDGMSMRRVFSKMVNSEEGR from the coding sequence ATGGCTCGCGCCGTCCTCGACACGCTCCTGCGGGTCGCCgtcgtgctgctgctgctgcccgcGCTGGTGGCCGCCGCGTTCACCCCGGCGGACGACTACCTCGTGCTCTGCGGCACGGCGGCGAACGCCACCGTCGACGGCAGGACGTTCCTCGGGGACGACGGCCTCCCCGCGGCGGCCGTGCTGCCGGCGCCCCGGGGCTCCGAGGCCAGCGCGTCGGCGGCCAGCGGCTCCGACGACGCGGCGCTGTACCGGTCCGCGCGCGTCTTCGCGGCGCCGTCCTCGTACACGTTCGCGATCAAGAGTCCCGGGCGCCACTTCGTGCGCCTCCACTTCTTCCCCTTCCGGTACGGGTCCGGCGACCTCGCCGCGGACGCCGAGTTCAGCGTGTCCGCGCAGGGCCTGCTGCTCATCGACGGGTACGCGCCCGCCAACGGCACGCCCGCGGTCCGGGAGTTCTCCGTCAACGTCGCCGGCGGCACGCTGGCGGTCGCGTTCGCGCCGGCGGCGGCGGGGAAGGTGGCGTTCGTCAACGCCATCGAGGTCGTGTCGCACCCCGACGACCTGTTCGCGGACACGGCGCAGACGGTGAGCCCCATGGGCCGCTACGCGGGGCTGTCCACGCAGGCGCTCGAGACGGTTAACAGGGTCAACATGGGCTCTCCCAAGATCACGCCCAGGAACGACACGCTGGGAAGGACGTGGCTTCCCGACGAAGCCTTCCTGGTCGACAGTTCGGTCACGGTGCACAGGGATGTGGCGCCGTCGAAGCTCCGGTGGACGCCAGGCTTGGCGACGCCCGAGACGGCGCCAGGCATGGTCTACGCTACAGCGACGGAGATCAACACCAACCTGGTGTCCGCCAGCACCATAAGCGTGCAGTTTAACATGACGTGGAAGCTCCAGGCCGCGCCGGGGTCGGCGTACCTGCTCCGGCTACACTTCTGCGACATCGTCAGCAAGGCGGCGAACGGGTTGGTCTTCAACGTCTACGTAGGCGGGTGGAATGTGCTGCCGGACTACGAGATCTCCAGAGACACTTTCAGCGTCCCGGCCGTGCCGTTATACAAGGACTTCGTGCTCAGCGCCAAGGACGCCAAGGGCAACATCACCGTGAGCATCGGGACGTCCACGCTGGGCAACGCGTACCCAGACGGCGTCCTCAACGGCCTCGAGATCATGAGAATGGTCGGGAGCACCGGCGGCGGCGCGGACTCGTCGCAGAGCGGTTCAAAGAAGAAGACCGTCACCGCAATCATCGCTGGTTCGGCCATCGCGGGGGTCATCACCGTGGTGATGGCTGTCGCGCTCATTGTCCTCATGTTGCGACGACGAAGGAAGAAGCCAGAGAAGAAGCCGTCGAGCACCTGGGTCGCGTTCTCGGAGAGCGCGCTGGGATCCCGGTCGCACTCGCGCAGCTTCGGCAAGAGCAGCAGCGCAGGCGCCAGGAACAACACGGTCACGCTCGGGCAGAGCGCCGGTGCCGGGTACCGGATCCCCCTCGCGGCGCTGCAGGAGGCGACGTGCGGGTTCGACGAGGGCATGGTGATCGGCGTGGGCGGGTTCGGGAAGGTGTACAAGGGCACGCTGAGGGACGAGACGCAGGTGGCCGTGAAGCGCGGCAACCGGCGGTCGCAGCAGGGGCTGAACGAGTTCCGCACGGAGATCGAGCTGCTCTCCCGGCTGCGGCACCGCCACCTGGTGTCGCTCATCGGCTACTGCGACGAGCGCGGCGAGATGATCCTGGTGTACGAGTACATGGCCAGGGGCACGCTCCGGAGCCACCTCTACGACTCCGAGCTGCCTCCCCTCTCGTGGAAGCAGAGGCTCGACGTGTGCATCGGCGCCGCCAGGGGCCTGCACTACCTCCACACCGGCTCGGCCAAGGCGATCATCCACCGTGACGTCAAGTCCGCCAACATCCTCCTCGACGACAGCTTCATGGCCAAGGTCGCCGACTTTGGGCTGTCCAAGACCGGGCCGGAGCTGGACAAGACGCACGTCAGCACCGCCGTCAAGGGCAGCTTCGGGTACCTCGACCCGGAGTACTTCCGGCGGCAGATGCTGACGAACAAGTCCGACGTCTACTCCTTCGGCGTCGTCCTGCTGGAGGTGCTCTGCGCCCGTCCAGTCATCGACCCGACGCTGCCCCGGGAGATGGTCAACCTGGCAGAGTGGGCCACGCAGCGGCTCAAAAACGGCGAGCTCGACAGCATCGTCGACCAGCGGATCGCTGGGTCGATACGGCCGGAGTCGCTCAAGAAGTTCGTCGACACCGCGGAGAAGTGCCTCGCGGAGTACGGCGTGGAGCGGCCCGCAATAGGGGACGTGCTCTGGTGCCTCGAGTTCGCGCTGCAGTTGCAGGAGGCGTCGCCGGACAGCTCTGGCACAGACAACACGCAGCTAGTTCACAGGAGTACGTCCAAATTCCATCGCAACCAGTCTACCGTCAGCGACGGGACAGAGGCCACCGTGGCAGCGAACTTGGGGGACCTCGATGGTATGTCCATGAGGAGAGTTTTTTCAAAGATGGTCAACAGCGAGGAGGGCAGGTGA